A segment of the Candidatus Protochlamydia naegleriophila genome:
TCAATTCCTTTCCAGTGTGGCCTTCTTGTTTGTGTCGATCCCGCTTTTCGGCGCTAACGATGCGGCTCAAACGAATGCTAAGAAACCCAATATTTTAGTCATCATGGGCGATGACGTAGGCTGGTTCAACATAGGTGCTTATCACCGCGGTGTCATGTCTGGTAAGACGCCCAATCTTGACAAGCTTGCGAGTGAGGGGATGCTATTTACAGATTACTATGCCGAAGCCAGCTGTACAGCAGGCCGCGCGAATTTTATTACAGGGCAGCTCCCAATCCGTACGGGGTTAACGACTGTTGGGCAGGCGGGAGCGGATGTTGGACTCCCGGCCCAGGCATGTACGATCGCCACAGCACTCAAGGCGCTTGGCTATAGCACGGGTCAATTCGGCAAAAACCACTTAGGCGACTTAAACAAATATCTGCCGACTGTGCATGGATTTGACGAATATTTTGGCTATCTCTATCACCTTGATGCGATGTCAGATCCTTACTGGTTTGATTATCCACAGGAATGGATTGATAAAACAGGTCCGCGCAATCTCATTCATAGCTGGGCAACAAATGTCGATGATCCGACAGAGCAGCCGCGATGGGGCAAGGTTGGCAAACAGAAAATTGTGGATGAAGGGCCATTGGCGCCATTTCCAGACATGAAGGATAGGCAGAATTGGCAGGTTAGTCGCCCAGCTAAGTATGATATGCAAACCTTTGATGACGTGATTGTTAAAAGCTCTAGTGACTTCATGGATAAGGCTAAATCAGATGGCAAGCCGTTTTTCATTTGGCACAATACCACGCGCATGCACGTTTTTACTTATCTTTCGCCTAAGTATCAGGCGATGATGAATCCCTCGAACAATTACAATGTAGAAGAAGCCGGAATGGCTCAAATGGATGATAGTATTGGCAAGCTTCTTAAGCATTTAGAGGAGATTGGGGAGGCGAATAACACTATCGTTATTTTCACGACTGACAATGGAGCAGAAGTTTTTACTTGGCCGGATGGGGGCATGACACCCTTTCGGGCAACTAAGGGAACGGTATTTGAAGGCGGTTTTCGGGTTCCGTGCATTGCCCGTTGGCCTGGCCACATTAAAGCTGGGGTGATTGAAAATGGCATTTTCTCTGGTCTCGACTGGTTTCCAACGCTCCTGGCAATAGCTGGCAATGCTGATATCACGGATCAGCTACTCAAAGGCGTGAAGCTCGGAGAGCAAACGTACAAAAATCACCTCGATGGGTACAATCAGTTGAATCTGCTGCTCGGAAAAGGGCCTTCAGCCAGGCATGAGATCTTCTATTTTGGTGGAGCAGAGCTTGGCGCCATTCGGATTGATAATTTCAAATTCCAATTTTTCCAACAGCCTTGGGGATGGCCAGGAGAGAAAGTGACGACCGATATGCCGACTATTGTAAACCTCCGCCAAGATCCATTTGAGAGAACGCCTGCCATTCGCGGGGAGAGCCTAAACCACTTGGGTGGCGGCTATATGAACGACTTCTATGCACGCCAGTTTTGGCGCTTTGTCAGCGTTCAAAAGGAGGTTGAAAAGCTTGCCTTGACAGCTATTGATTATCCTCCTATGCAAGCGCCAGCCTCTTTCAATTTATCGGCAATCAA
Coding sequences within it:
- a CDS encoding arylsulfatase, which codes for MKWSQFLSSVAFLFVSIPLFGANDAAQTNAKKPNILVIMGDDVGWFNIGAYHRGVMSGKTPNLDKLASEGMLFTDYYAEASCTAGRANFITGQLPIRTGLTTVGQAGADVGLPAQACTIATALKALGYSTGQFGKNHLGDLNKYLPTVHGFDEYFGYLYHLDAMSDPYWFDYPQEWIDKTGPRNLIHSWATNVDDPTEQPRWGKVGKQKIVDEGPLAPFPDMKDRQNWQVSRPAKYDMQTFDDVIVKSSSDFMDKAKSDGKPFFIWHNTTRMHVFTYLSPKYQAMMNPSNNYNVEEAGMAQMDDSIGKLLKHLEEIGEANNTIVIFTTDNGAEVFTWPDGGMTPFRATKGTVFEGGFRVPCIARWPGHIKAGVIENGIFSGLDWFPTLLAIAGNADITDQLLKGVKLGEQTYKNHLDGYNQLNLLLGKGPSARHEIFYFGGAELGAIRIDNFKFQFFQQPWGWPGEKVTTDMPTIVNLRQDPFERTPAIRGESLNHLGGGYMNDFYARQFWRFVSVQKEVEKLALTAIDYPPMQAPASFNLSAIKAKVDAAIKASQGQ